The Candidatus Thiodiazotropha endoloripes genome has a window encoding:
- a CDS encoding methyl-accepting chemotaxis protein — protein sequence MKGKRVGGTLPSNKVITILAVLVLVSLILALVTFLHTTQQESYDEQYLIRAAEQQVLSQRIAKYALSAARGELESFKPLQKSRDRFENIMWELKNGGGAASDLPGSPDEVNTELNDLENKWLALRSNIDEILKAQENILAIDEFSAIISEFVPQLQELSEELAEVLINSNAPRRQVYIATEQEMLIQRINSNVNQVLDGGQKTAAAIDQFSRDADLFGRILEGLKNGDSEMGISKVKDKIASQRLDDVATLFTTIQDNATEIIQNIPDVLPALEAASMVSASSDQASDAAETLIGAYGKSPGRFSVLGIKAGPGMIAVFGGAALLFLVLLGMQLVVDAQRRELASKQQNENNQKAILQLLDEMGDLADGDLTVTASVTEDITGAIADSINYAIEALRELVTTINQTSEQVSSATQESRATAMHLAEASEHQAEQITQANDSIGDMTGAIDQMSQDATESAEVAKRSVEIASTGAETVRNTIAGMDNIREQIQETSKRIKRLGESSQEIGDIVELIDDIADQTNILALNAAMQAAMAGEAGRGFAVVADEVQRLAERSINATKQIEALVKTIQADTNEAVTSMEASTSGVVKGATLAEDAGEALKEIESVSQYIADLTGKIATSAQTQSDQAVNVKDTMSVIQEITNQTSEGTHQTANSIGALADLSDQLQKSVAGFRLPA from the coding sequence TTTAGCTGTTTTGGTGCTGGTGTCTCTTATCTTGGCACTCGTGACCTTCTTGCATACAACCCAGCAGGAGTCCTATGACGAACAGTATCTGATCCGTGCTGCGGAACAGCAGGTTCTGTCACAGCGAATTGCCAAATACGCCCTGTCAGCCGCTCGAGGTGAACTTGAATCATTCAAGCCGCTGCAAAAGAGTCGTGATCGGTTTGAGAACATCATGTGGGAGCTGAAGAACGGTGGTGGTGCCGCCAGTGATCTGCCTGGATCCCCGGATGAAGTGAATACTGAACTGAACGATCTTGAGAATAAGTGGCTGGCACTGCGCAGCAATATCGATGAGATTCTCAAAGCCCAGGAGAACATCCTGGCAATCGATGAGTTTTCCGCCATTATTTCCGAATTCGTTCCCCAGCTTCAGGAGCTGTCGGAAGAGCTGGCCGAAGTGCTGATCAACAGTAATGCTCCCAGACGTCAGGTCTATATCGCCACCGAGCAGGAGATGTTGATCCAGCGTATCAACTCCAATGTCAATCAGGTCCTCGACGGGGGCCAGAAAACCGCCGCCGCGATCGACCAATTCAGCCGTGATGCCGATCTGTTCGGCCGAATCCTTGAGGGTTTGAAAAACGGTGATTCGGAGATGGGTATCTCCAAGGTTAAGGATAAGATCGCCTCGCAGCGACTGGATGATGTAGCCACCCTGTTTACCACCATCCAGGATAATGCCACTGAGATTATTCAGAACATCCCGGATGTGCTGCCGGCACTGGAAGCTGCCTCCATGGTCAGTGCCTCATCGGATCAGGCGAGTGACGCGGCTGAGACCCTGATTGGTGCTTATGGTAAGTCACCTGGGCGTTTTTCCGTCCTCGGCATCAAAGCGGGGCCCGGCATGATCGCTGTGTTCGGTGGTGCCGCCTTACTCTTCCTGGTACTGCTCGGTATGCAGCTGGTTGTCGATGCGCAGCGTCGTGAGCTGGCGAGTAAACAGCAGAATGAGAACAACCAGAAGGCGATCCTGCAGCTGCTGGATGAGATGGGTGACCTGGCGGACGGCGACCTGACCGTAACCGCCAGTGTGACCGAAGACATCACCGGCGCCATCGCCGACTCGATCAACTACGCCATCGAGGCGCTGCGTGAACTGGTTACCACCATCAACCAGACCTCGGAACAGGTCTCCAGTGCAACCCAGGAGAGTCGGGCGACCGCGATGCATCTTGCTGAGGCGAGTGAGCATCAGGCGGAACAGATCACCCAGGCGAATGATTCCATCGGTGATATGACTGGTGCGATCGATCAGATGTCCCAGGATGCGACCGAGTCGGCGGAAGTTGCCAAACGTTCGGTTGAGATCGCCAGCACCGGTGCGGAGACCGTGCGCAACACCATCGCCGGTATGGATAACATCCGTGAACAGATTCAGGAGACCTCGAAACGAATCAAACGACTCGGTGAGAGTTCCCAGGAGATCGGTGACATCGTTGAGCTGATCGACGACATCGCGGACCAGACCAATATTCTCGCCTTGAACGCGGCCATGCAGGCGGCCATGGCGGGTGAAGCCGGGCGCGGATTTGCGGTGGTTGCGGACGAAGTACAGCGTCTCGCGGAGCGTTCTATCAACGCCACCAAACAGATCGAAGCGCTGGTAAAAACCATTCAGGCAGATACCAACGAAGCGGTGACCTCCATGGAGGCCAGTACTTCAGGTGTGGTCAAGGGGGCGACTCTGGCGGAAGACGCTGGTGAAGCCCTGAAAGAGATCGAGAGCGTATCTCAGTATATCGCTGATCTCACCGGCAAGATCGCCACCTCCGCCCAGACCCAGTCTGATCAGGCGGTAAATGTAAAAGATACCATGAGTGTCATTCAGGAGATCACCAATCAGACCTCCGAGGGTACGCATCAGACCGCGAACTCCATCGGGGCCTTGGCCGATCTCTCGGATCAGCTGCAAAAGTCGGTTGCCGGTTTCCGTCTGCCAGCCTGA
- a CDS encoding Hpt domain-containing protein, with product MSNAQDFGALNWVKDELDVSIRHARQALESYVESPGDNESLATCGDHLHQIARVLQMVQVYGPSMLAEEMELVVRDMSEGIVRQEEDAAEALMLALIQLPDYLEKLQGGDADIPLIILPLLNDLRAVRDAPLLSEAALFKPEIETESTTDEVNKDLPALVRQVRQKFHLGLLSWYRKRDTVHGWPLLRDVFTTIHKSAGTESVQHLFWVAEGLMHGLIDNTIAPGIAVKQLFSRLDRKMKIIIDSGEQSLVDEPPSALLKNLLYYIARANSQNPVILEIKQAYNLDAVMPSEDQLNQGRLGLTGSNAELAESIKDAVSSELTRIKDILDLFMRDEKADMEMLGHLEAPTRKLADTLGMIGQGALRSRLNRQADKVKTFVEQGVLPEEFELMEMAGDILYVESSLSTLHTFQPGAAETIDENTLGDSLPEGEYQNLIKQTVRETKVEIARAKETIISFTEATDDTSVLEPVRQGFRRVEGALQMLNLREAAELMSQTGAIIKNQLIEATAPPSRQQLNSLADVVSSIEYYLETLVDGAGDRREILAIAQASLNDLMSDGVAEVSEYVEPVEPIQLDESADHAEGYDLEEEEVSDLEFGASSLQIEPPQPEVEILASAEDTTASESQPEPEPVQDEEIAAADKPMLEDIDPEILEIFIEEAREELENIQTYLPRWQHDQSDRDALTIFRRSFHTLKGSGRLVGAKVIGELAWSVENMLNRLIDETIKVSPEMMELLNQVTEALPVLIDSQEQGISPAVDVELLQSHAHALSEGRPIEQPAEPVVSEAEQQPTESDGSIEVEAFEEAADEIEIQAEDLPDETAEIEVAEEDAPALEELEVASLDEPELEPLSEISDEEVAALGEVMLEGTSVEEAEGEFTDSDLEIEIDTELLEVFAEESEDHLQEIEVFLKQARGITPPMLVPEEVVRACHTLHGSAHMAGITPIATLSEAMEDYVRAVHENQMPAEAKVVDLVDGSVGYIRQLLKLLPDENLPEPNVEIFLQGLNEALQEIEASEKDVEEVIAEAEPLMADESISEEEVISLDEASALDEELQIEAIEEIGLADDESIELASDLILEELEANEIDSGLLAAEEGEDSGFYESASYLQSTDYFDVEGDEELLEIFIEEGRELLEALEQGYNDWQNSLNDETVVDGIKRTLHTLKGSSRLAGINPIGDLSHALEDLFEKLLRDGETANQRLQDLVRQAFDFLATQVEDAASVGRVPVSTQLLSDLEYPSASVETRDAEEEPEALHDEELEAELQLADEAFPDAELEIEQADQEEDEHLQELELQSALEEVAEEQEQIEPESSEELDASSYYAEPMSFLHEGDLFEVSEDRELVDIFVEESKELLETLEDQFRKWQDEPSDHQYLDAILRALHTVKGSSRLAGIEPVGDLSHAMESLLNGVIRGHIPADEEVMGLSRSALDLLATQTDDAETSNQIHRADSLIADIQTLIDKGIEEEDEVEDLIDPDLKEELEELEELKQQHAEEAVETESESVPQQAVEDLDDIQIDASELDVKVEDVSEEALRQPDESFLMMHDEVLLDVGEDEELIQIFIEEAKEFMEQVEARFLQWLDKLDDQEAIDGMQRNLHTLKGSARLAGIMPIGDLSHAVESVMTALAEGEIDPLETVTEALRHSIDHLAFQVDTIAKTGKVPAADLQVEQLHNLLGGEMTPAHGDMVETIQEVSESSMLAEEPQAEQPTAQVLPFNEEIAKLLNPEQDQETEKAGFKPNKEQVRVNADLMDRLVNHAGEVSIYRARLEQQNSVLGFNLSELEQTVSRLYTQLRNLEIETEAQILYRWERETEKEDQGRTEFDPLELDRFSTMQQLSRALVETVNDLGNINESLRDLQRETDTLLLQQSRISTDLQDGLLRTRMVPFATLVPRMQRLVRQTAGQLNKKANLECFGIEGELDRSILNRMVPVLEHLLRNSVSHGIEPPDQRLADGKQGTGRISLYLDREATDVLITLSDDGKGLDIEAIRKRALEQGMINADAEISDDDLIQCVLLPGFSTAKEVTQISGRGVGLDVVTSEVKQLGGSLEIDSQPGRGTSFIIRLPLTLAITDALLIRVGEEIYAIPHGSISGVVRIRRDEILRCYEGKQDSFDYGGKQYKVSYLGRMMGAGQHEIHEGMRWLPLLLLQTGEHQVALQVDDLMGSRQVVVKSLGKQVGSVRWITGGTILADGRVALILDLAALVRMDATHAAPVMKPDSEQKKLEERLRVMVVDDSITVRKVTSRLLERHDMDVVTAKDGVEAVALLQEQVPDIMLLDIEMPRMDGFELARHINNSVDYYGLPIIMISSRVGDKHRQRAMDLGVKRCLGKPYQESELLENINEVLTENRQ from the coding sequence ATGAGTAATGCGCAAGACTTTGGCGCCCTGAATTGGGTAAAAGACGAATTGGATGTTTCGATTCGTCATGCGCGCCAAGCGCTGGAATCCTATGTGGAATCTCCTGGCGACAACGAATCACTCGCTACCTGCGGTGATCACCTGCATCAGATAGCCCGGGTCCTGCAGATGGTCCAGGTCTACGGTCCCAGTATGCTCGCAGAGGAGATGGAGCTGGTGGTGCGGGACATGTCGGAGGGCATCGTCCGGCAGGAGGAGGATGCCGCCGAGGCATTGATGCTGGCCTTGATTCAGCTGCCCGATTATCTCGAGAAGCTGCAGGGCGGGGATGCGGATATTCCGCTGATCATTCTGCCGTTGCTCAACGATCTGCGGGCGGTGCGGGATGCGCCATTGCTCTCTGAAGCGGCTTTGTTCAAACCGGAAATCGAAACCGAATCCACCACCGATGAAGTCAACAAAGATCTTCCAGCGCTGGTGCGACAGGTCAGGCAGAAGTTCCATCTGGGGCTGCTGAGCTGGTATCGCAAACGGGATACCGTACATGGCTGGCCACTGCTGCGGGACGTTTTCACCACCATCCATAAGAGTGCGGGCACCGAGTCGGTGCAGCATCTGTTCTGGGTGGCAGAGGGACTGATGCATGGCTTGATCGACAATACCATTGCGCCTGGTATTGCCGTGAAGCAGCTGTTCAGTCGACTCGACCGGAAGATGAAGATTATCATCGACAGTGGTGAGCAGAGTTTGGTGGATGAGCCGCCGTCGGCGCTGTTGAAAAACCTGCTCTATTACATTGCCAGGGCGAACTCGCAAAACCCTGTCATTCTGGAGATCAAACAGGCCTACAATCTCGATGCGGTGATGCCTTCCGAAGATCAGCTCAATCAGGGCCGGCTCGGACTGACAGGTTCGAATGCGGAACTGGCGGAATCGATCAAGGATGCGGTGAGCAGTGAGCTGACCCGGATCAAGGATATTCTCGATCTGTTCATGCGCGACGAAAAGGCGGATATGGAGATGCTTGGTCATCTCGAAGCGCCAACGCGCAAACTCGCGGATACCCTTGGCATGATCGGTCAGGGTGCCTTGCGATCCCGACTCAATCGGCAGGCGGACAAGGTCAAGACCTTCGTCGAACAGGGCGTTTTACCGGAAGAGTTCGAGTTAATGGAGATGGCGGGGGATATCCTCTATGTGGAGTCCTCGCTCAGCACCCTGCATACCTTTCAGCCAGGTGCGGCGGAAACCATTGATGAGAACACACTGGGAGACAGCCTGCCTGAAGGTGAGTACCAGAATCTGATCAAGCAGACCGTGCGTGAAACCAAGGTTGAGATTGCGCGGGCGAAAGAGACCATCATCAGTTTCACTGAAGCAACTGACGATACCTCAGTTTTGGAGCCGGTACGTCAGGGATTCCGGCGTGTTGAAGGCGCGCTGCAGATGCTCAATCTGAGGGAAGCGGCGGAATTGATGTCGCAAACCGGCGCGATCATTAAAAATCAATTGATCGAAGCCACCGCACCGCCGAGCAGACAGCAGCTGAACTCCCTCGCTGATGTGGTCAGTAGTATCGAGTACTACCTGGAAACATTGGTGGATGGCGCTGGTGATCGTCGTGAGATTCTCGCCATCGCGCAAGCCTCGCTGAATGATCTGATGAGCGATGGCGTGGCAGAAGTGAGTGAATATGTGGAGCCGGTAGAGCCCATCCAGCTGGATGAGTCTGCCGATCATGCTGAAGGATATGATCTTGAAGAGGAAGAGGTATCCGATCTCGAATTTGGTGCCAGCAGCCTGCAGATCGAGCCACCTCAACCGGAAGTGGAAATTCTCGCTTCGGCGGAAGATACAACAGCGTCTGAATCACAACCTGAACCCGAACCAGTGCAGGATGAAGAGATTGCGGCTGCAGACAAGCCGATGCTGGAGGATATCGATCCGGAAATTCTGGAGATCTTCATCGAAGAGGCCAGAGAAGAGCTTGAAAACATTCAGACCTATCTGCCCCGCTGGCAACATGATCAGTCCGATCGTGATGCACTGACCATTTTTCGTCGCTCATTCCATACCCTGAAGGGGAGTGGCCGGCTTGTCGGTGCCAAAGTGATTGGTGAGCTTGCCTGGTCTGTGGAGAATATGCTGAACCGGCTGATCGATGAAACGATCAAGGTTTCACCTGAGATGATGGAGCTGCTCAATCAGGTGACAGAAGCCTTGCCGGTACTGATCGATTCCCAGGAACAGGGTATCAGTCCCGCGGTAGATGTGGAGCTGCTCCAGAGCCATGCTCATGCTCTGTCTGAGGGGCGCCCCATCGAACAACCGGCGGAACCGGTTGTAAGCGAAGCGGAACAGCAGCCGACTGAGTCAGATGGGAGTATCGAGGTTGAAGCCTTCGAAGAAGCTGCTGACGAAATTGAAATCCAAGCCGAGGATTTGCCAGACGAAACGGCGGAAATCGAGGTTGCGGAAGAGGATGCGCCGGCGCTCGAAGAGCTGGAGGTGGCCTCACTGGATGAGCCCGAGCTTGAGCCGCTCTCTGAAATCAGTGACGAAGAAGTCGCCGCCCTCGGTGAGGTGATGCTTGAGGGGACTTCTGTCGAAGAGGCGGAAGGTGAGTTTACCGATTCGGATCTTGAGATCGAAATCGACACCGAACTCCTGGAGGTTTTCGCTGAAGAGTCAGAGGATCACCTACAGGAGATAGAAGTATTTCTCAAACAGGCCAGGGGCATCACTCCGCCCATGTTGGTACCTGAAGAGGTAGTTCGGGCCTGCCACACTTTACATGGCAGTGCACACATGGCCGGCATCACACCAATCGCGACACTCAGTGAAGCGATGGAGGACTATGTCAGAGCCGTTCATGAAAACCAGATGCCGGCTGAGGCGAAAGTGGTTGATCTGGTGGACGGCAGTGTTGGCTATATCCGTCAACTGCTGAAGTTGCTGCCGGATGAGAATCTGCCTGAACCGAATGTTGAGATCTTTCTGCAGGGCCTGAATGAAGCGCTGCAGGAGATTGAAGCGAGTGAAAAGGACGTAGAAGAAGTCATAGCGGAAGCCGAACCTTTAATGGCTGATGAGAGCATCAGCGAAGAAGAGGTTATCTCCCTGGATGAAGCATCGGCACTGGATGAAGAGCTCCAGATCGAGGCAATCGAAGAGATCGGACTGGCTGATGATGAATCGATCGAGCTTGCTTCCGATCTGATTTTGGAAGAGCTCGAGGCGAACGAGATCGATTCCGGTCTGTTGGCCGCAGAGGAGGGTGAGGATAGCGGTTTTTACGAGTCAGCCAGCTATCTGCAATCCACAGACTATTTTGATGTGGAAGGCGACGAAGAGCTGCTGGAGATCTTCATTGAAGAGGGCCGTGAGTTACTCGAGGCGCTTGAGCAGGGTTATAACGACTGGCAGAACTCACTCAATGATGAGACTGTGGTCGACGGCATCAAACGTACGCTTCATACCCTGAAAGGCAGCTCCAGGCTTGCCGGCATCAATCCCATCGGTGATCTCAGTCATGCCCTTGAGGATCTTTTCGAGAAGTTGTTGAGGGATGGCGAAACCGCAAATCAACGGCTACAGGATCTGGTTCGACAGGCGTTCGATTTCCTCGCGACTCAGGTTGAAGATGCGGCCAGCGTTGGCAGAGTACCTGTTTCAACACAGTTACTCTCCGATCTTGAGTATCCATCTGCCTCAGTAGAGACCCGTGACGCTGAAGAGGAACCGGAAGCGTTGCACGATGAGGAACTCGAGGCAGAGCTGCAACTCGCCGATGAGGCCTTTCCTGATGCTGAACTCGAAATCGAGCAGGCCGATCAGGAAGAGGATGAGCATCTTCAGGAGCTTGAACTGCAGAGTGCCCTGGAAGAGGTGGCAGAAGAGCAGGAGCAGATCGAACCGGAAAGCAGCGAAGAGCTCGATGCGAGCAGTTACTACGCAGAACCGATGAGCTTTCTCCACGAGGGTGATCTGTTCGAAGTCAGTGAAGACCGCGAACTGGTTGATATCTTTGTGGAGGAGTCGAAAGAGCTGCTCGAAACCCTCGAAGATCAGTTCCGGAAATGGCAGGATGAACCCTCGGATCATCAATATCTGGATGCCATTCTGCGTGCCTTGCATACGGTAAAGGGCAGCTCCCGTCTGGCGGGTATCGAACCGGTTGGTGATCTCAGTCATGCAATGGAGTCATTGCTGAATGGGGTTATCAGGGGGCATATCCCTGCGGATGAAGAGGTGATGGGCCTCTCCCGTTCCGCCCTCGATCTGCTGGCCACCCAAACCGATGATGCCGAGACCTCGAATCAGATACATCGGGCAGATTCTCTGATCGCTGATATCCAGACACTGATCGATAAGGGTATCGAAGAGGAAGATGAGGTTGAGGATCTGATCGATCCCGATCTTAAGGAAGAGCTTGAGGAGCTTGAAGAGCTCAAGCAGCAGCATGCGGAAGAGGCCGTTGAGACCGAGTCCGAATCCGTGCCGCAGCAGGCTGTTGAAGATTTGGACGATATTCAGATCGATGCCTCCGAGTTGGATGTCAAAGTGGAAGATGTTTCTGAGGAAGCGCTGCGGCAACCGGATGAATCCTTCCTCATGATGCATGATGAAGTCCTGCTGGATGTGGGAGAAGATGAGGAGCTGATTCAGATCTTCATCGAAGAGGCTAAAGAGTTTATGGAGCAGGTCGAAGCCCGCTTCCTGCAGTGGCTCGATAAACTGGATGATCAGGAAGCGATCGATGGCATGCAGCGAAATCTGCATACCCTGAAAGGCAGTGCCCGACTCGCCGGTATCATGCCGATCGGCGATCTGAGTCATGCAGTGGAATCGGTGATGACCGCCTTGGCGGAAGGTGAGATCGATCCGTTGGAAACAGTCACCGAGGCCCTGCGTCACAGTATTGACCACTTGGCATTCCAGGTCGACACCATTGCCAAGACCGGCAAAGTGCCCGCCGCCGATTTACAGGTCGAACAGCTGCACAACTTGCTGGGTGGGGAGATGACACCCGCCCATGGTGACATGGTTGAGACCATACAGGAGGTTTCCGAGAGCAGCATGCTGGCGGAAGAGCCCCAAGCGGAGCAGCCGACCGCTCAGGTACTGCCATTCAACGAAGAGATTGCCAAACTGCTCAATCCGGAGCAGGACCAGGAAACAGAGAAAGCCGGATTTAAACCAAATAAAGAGCAGGTCCGGGTCAATGCCGACCTGATGGACCGGCTGGTCAACCATGCGGGTGAGGTGAGTATCTATCGCGCCCGTCTGGAACAGCAGAACAGTGTATTGGGCTTCAACCTCTCTGAGCTTGAACAGACCGTCTCCCGTCTCTACACACAATTGCGAAATCTGGAGATCGAAACGGAGGCGCAGATACTCTATCGCTGGGAGCGGGAAACCGAAAAAGAGGATCAGGGCCGGACCGAATTCGATCCCCTGGAGCTTGATCGCTTCTCCACCATGCAGCAGCTCTCCAGAGCTCTGGTGGAGACAGTCAATGATCTGGGTAATATCAATGAGTCACTGCGTGATCTGCAACGTGAGACCGATACCCTGCTGTTACAGCAGTCCAGAATATCCACCGATCTGCAGGATGGCCTGTTGCGTACCCGGATGGTGCCTTTTGCAACACTGGTCCCCAGGATGCAGCGGCTTGTCAGGCAGACCGCAGGGCAGTTGAATAAAAAAGCCAATCTGGAGTGCTTTGGTATTGAGGGTGAGTTGGATCGCAGTATCCTGAACCGCATGGTGCCGGTACTGGAGCATCTACTGCGTAACTCCGTTTCCCATGGTATCGAGCCACCGGACCAGCGTCTTGCCGATGGCAAGCAGGGTACCGGCCGGATCTCCCTCTATCTCGACCGTGAGGCGACCGATGTCCTGATTACCCTCTCCGATGATGGTAAAGGTCTGGACATCGAAGCAATTCGTAAACGGGCGCTTGAGCAGGGCATGATCAATGCCGATGCGGAGATCAGTGATGACGATCTGATCCAGTGTGTGCTGCTACCAGGTTTCAGTACCGCCAAAGAAGTCACCCAGATCTCCGGACGCGGTGTGGGCCTCGACGTGGTAACCAGCGAGGTGAAACAGCTCGGTGGTTCCCTGGAGATCGATTCACAACCCGGAAGGGGCACCAGTTTCATCATCCGCCTACCTCTGACCCTGGCGATTACCGATGCCCTGTTGATCCGTGTTGGTGAAGAGATCTATGCCATCCCTCATGGGAGTATCAGTGGCGTGGTTCGAATCCGGCGTGATGAGATTCTGCGCTGCTATGAAGGTAAACAGGATAGTTTCGATTACGGTGGCAAGCAGTATAAGGTGAGCTATCTTGGCCGGATGATGGGTGCAGGACAGCATGAGATACATGAAGGCATGCGTTGGTTGCCACTTTTATTGTTGCAAACCGGTGAACATCAGGTAGCTCTGCAGGTTGATGATCTGATGGGTAGCCGACAGGTGGTTGTGAAAAGCCTGGGTAAACAGGTTGGCAGTGTCCGCTGGATAACAGGCGGTACGATTCTCGCCGATGGCCGAGTTGCCCTGATCCTCGATCTGGCTGCTCTGGTGCGTATGGATGCGACCCATGCGGCACCGGTCATGAAGCCCGATTCTGAACAGAAAAAACTGGAAGAGCGTCTTCGGGTCATGGTAGTGGATGACTCCATTACAGTACGTAAAGTCACCAGCCGCTTGCTGGAACGCCACGATATGGATGTGGTTACCGCAAAGGATGGAGTTGAAGCGGTGGCGCTGTTGCAGGAGCAGGTGCCGGATATCATGCTGCTCGATATCGAGATGCCACGTATGGATGGCTTTGAGCTGGCGAGACACATCAACAACTCTGTGGACTATTACGGATTGCCGATCATCATGATCTCCTCAAGGGTGGGTGACAAACACAGGCAGCGGGCAATGGATCTGGGGGTCAAACGCTGTCTCGGTAAACCCTATCAGGAGAGTGAGTTGTTGGAGAATATCAACGAAGTTCTGACGGAAAATAGACAATGA